The Paraburkholderia megapolitana genomic sequence CACAGGTCGCGTCCGCACCGAAGTATCCCGCAAGGGATATTTTACTGTCAATCCTCTTAGGGATATCTTTTTGCGGAAATGTTCCCCGGATCCGGCTGACGCACCGGGTCCGGGGCGAGCATTAACCTGTTCGGGATTTTTACGGAAGCCTTGTTCGGGCCAGAAGTGTGCCGACAAGCAGCTGGCTGCAGAGCATCAGTGCGACGTCGAGCCACGCAATCGTGTTGATGTACGTTGCGGCCAGAAAGCAGATAGACGTTGCCGGAAGCAGGCGGATGAAACCCTGCTGGAACGAGCCTGCGCGTCGTGGGCGAATGGCGTGCGCCCGGATGATGTCCGACAGCCCGTCGAGCTCGTCGGCGATCTGTGCGGCGACTTCCGGATCAATGCCTTTCGCGGTTACGCTGACCTGTCCGTCCGCGCGTAGCAGAACGGTGGCGGCAGCAATCGCAGGGTTGCGATCATGCTGTGCCGTCAGATTGAAGAGGTACTCCCGGATGGCCTTGTGCCGGGTGGTGGTCGCGCTGCTTTCGTAAGGGGAGAAAGGGTAGACGTTACCCGCTCCGTTTCCTCGGTCCTCGTTTTCTGGTCGTGTTGTTATGCGTGTTATCTGTGTCATCAATACTCAACGATTGGTCTGATAATGGTCGTTGAGCGGCCCGCCCGGCCCGCAGTCGTTGCTGCGCTCCAGGGGTGACCTCTTTTGAGACGGTGAGAGATCCGTCAGCCTCGATCTTCGTGTTGCCGGCCTGGCTGAGTACGAAGTCGATATAGCTTTTGATTTTGGCCTGTTCTGTCTCAGGCAATGCCGCAAAGCGCGAGCGGTCGTATTGCAAAGCCCCTTTGGCGTTTGCCTCGTCTTCGAGTAATTCGGCCGCGCTCACGCCGATGGCATCGGCGAGTGACTCGACGATGCCGATCTGTGTGTCCACGTTGCCTGCGACGACCCGGGCCACGGAGCTTTGTGAAATCCCGGCCCGCTTCGCGAGCTTCGCCTGCGTGTCGACGGTGGGCACGATGCTCATGTAGCGGCGGACATTCGCGGCGAGGACCTCGCGGAGGGGCTTCCTGTTCATACGCGAAATATTGCCCAAAATGAAATTCCCCTGCGGGATAAATGGGGCGGGTTTCCGGTTGCAGAAATATCCCCTAAGGGATATTATCGCGATACAAATTGACTCGTGAGGTAGTCCGGTGGGGATAAACCAGGAACCAATGCTTGCGACCGTCCTGCGCCGTCTGGATCAGGCAAAAGGCGCATGGCCAGACATTGCCAGAGAAAGCGGGGTGCCGTACCAGACCCTGACCAAGATCGCCTGCCGGATCGTCTGCGATCCCCGCGTCTCTACGGTTCAAACATTGTTCGACTACTTCGCGGCCCACGCGGATCGACCGGCGACGGCCGTTCGCGCTCACGCTGTGCACTGACGTTTTCCTGAACATGTTGTCTGTCGATGATCGGGGAAGGTTTGCATCGTACGGCGACCGGACCACGGTAAACACAATGAAACACACCCAATCCAAAGAATCGGGGTTGCAATGACGTGCAGATATAGCGGGACCGAGTGGCTCGACGTGCTTTACACGTCGGTGCGCAATACGCCGGGGGGCGTGGCGGACGCGGCGAATTTTCTGACGTTGCGTCGCGGCAGGGGGATCACGACCGAATCGTTGCGTCTGCGTCTTCGCGGAGAAGGCGACAACCGTCTCTCGATGGAGATGTTCGAGCTGCTGATCGAGTGGATGCAGGAGAAGCGTGACAGTGATTCCCATGCACTCGATGCCCTGCATGCGCTCAATGCGCGTTTCGGGCTGGTGGCCGAAGCCATCGAGGACCAGGGCGACGGCGAACAGGCCGTCATCGAACTTACGCAGCTCGTCTCCACGGCTCTCCACCTGCAGGCGCATGTCGGGCATGTCGCGGGGGAAGTCCAGCGTGCGATTGAAGATGCCCGGATCGATGAACGCGAAGCCGAACAGATCATTGCGACCGGGCGCAAGGGGCAGCGCCTGTTCCAGCGGCTGATGCACACCGCGCGCGATCTTGCCGCACGTCGACGTCGATAAACCCGTCCCGCCGTGGCGCGGGAATCAATTACTTTTCCGGAGACTTACATCATGGGTGCATACGAGCCTGCAGTCGGCCCGTCGGATACGCACGCGCAAACATCGGCGCCAGACGCGGAACAGTGCGTTCTAGGTGCACTGTTGCTGGACAACGGGGTACTCGAAGAAATATCGGGCAAGGTCTCGGACGCTGACTTCACGGTTGGCGAGTACGCCGTCATTTTCAGGGCCATCCGTGACCTCATCGTGCGTGGCAGTGCGGCCGACCCCGTCACCGTTTTCGAGCGCCTGCAGTCGACCGGCTCGAAGATCGAACGCCCGCTTGTGCTGCTGAACGAATTGGCGGCCAACACGCCCGGTACGAAGAATGTCCGGTACTACGCCGAGATCGTCCAGAATCGTTCGATTGCCCGCAGGATGCTGCGTGTGTCTTCACAGATCCGCGACACGGTGCTCACCCCGAATGGTCGAACGCCGCATGAGCTGCTCGACGCCGCGCAGGCCAGTCTGCTCGCGATCTCGGACGCGAAACAGTCATCTGAACAGGAATTCCAGCCGCTCGACGCTGCGCTCACACGCGTGATCGAGAAGATTGACCAGCGCTTCCAGGCGGGGCCGGGGCAGCACCTCGGCGGAACCGCCACAGGTTTCGTGGATCTCGATCGCATGACAGACGGCATGCACGGTGGTGAACTCATCATCGTGGGTGGCAGGCCGTCGATGGGCAAGACCTCGCTGGCGATGAACATCGCCGAACACGTCGCGGTCGTACTCGGCCTGCCCGTCGCGGTGGTCTCCCTCGAAATGCCCGCCGAGCAGCTTGCCCAGCGCATGCTTGCCGGAACGGCCCGGATTAACCAGCACAAACTGCGTACCGCCAACCTG encodes the following:
- the dnaB gene encoding replicative DNA helicase, yielding MGAYEPAVGPSDTHAQTSAPDAEQCVLGALLLDNGVLEEISGKVSDADFTVGEYAVIFRAIRDLIVRGSAADPVTVFERLQSTGSKIERPLVLLNELAANTPGTKNVRYYAEIVQNRSIARRMLRVSSQIRDTVLTPNGRTPHELLDAAQASLLAISDAKQSSEQEFQPLDAALTRVIEKIDQRFQAGPGQHLGGTATGFVDLDRMTDGMHGGELIIVGGRPSMGKTSLAMNIAEHVAVVLGLPVAVVSLEMPAEQLAQRMLAGTARINQHKLRTANLRDDDWSRITHGTQTLVGAPLYTIEDSNMTPLQFKAKVRRLQRQLGRPLGLIVVDYLQLMSGESSGENRTFELSHISRELKKAAKEFNVPILALSQLNRAVEQRPNKRPVMSDIRESGSIEQDADVIYFIYRDEVYHPDSQDRGCAEVIIAKQRNGPLTTVRLAFRNELTRFENFADPAPGPV
- a CDS encoding phage regulatory CII family protein, translating into MTCRYSGTEWLDVLYTSVRNTPGGVADAANFLTLRRGRGITTESLRLRLRGEGDNRLSMEMFELLIEWMQEKRDSDSHALDALHALNARFGLVAEAIEDQGDGEQAVIELTQLVSTALHLQAHVGHVAGEVQRAIEDARIDEREAEQIIATGRKGQRLFQRLMHTARDLAARRRR
- a CDS encoding helix-turn-helix domain-containing protein — its product is MSIVPTVDTQAKLAKRAGISQSSVARVVAGNVDTQIGIVESLADAIGVSAAELLEDEANAKGALQYDRSRFAALPETEQAKIKSYIDFVLSQAGNTKIEADGSLTVSKEVTPGAQQRLRAGRAAQRPLSDQSLSIDDTDNTHNNTTRKRGPRKRSG